From Saccharomyces paradoxus chromosome IX, complete sequence, one genomic window encodes:
- the FLO11 gene encoding Flo11p (GPI-anchored cell surface glycoprotein (flocculin)~similar to YIR019C) gives MQRPFLLAYLVLSLLFSSALGYPTALAPRGSSEGTSCNSIVNGCPNLDFNWHMDQQNIMEYTLDVTSVSWVQDNTYQITIHVKGKENIDLKYLWSLKVIGVTGPKGTVQLYGTNENTYLIDNPTDFTATFEVYATQDVNSCQVWMPNFQIQFEYLQGTAAQYASTWKWGTTSFDLSTGCNNYDNQGHSQTDFPGFYWDKDCSNNCGKSSSSSSSSTPVPTPSSSSTESSSAPVTTSTSESSSTLVSSSTTESSSSTTTTTTPTPVPSGPTCDTVVNGCPNLDFNWHMDQQNIMEYTLDVTSVSWVQDNTYQITIHVKGKENIDLKYLWSLKIIGVTGPEGTVQLYGTNENTYLIDNPTDFTATFEVYATQDVNSCQLWMPNFQIQFEYLQGTAAQYASTWKWGTTSFDLSTGCNNYDNQGHSQTDFPGFYWDKDCSNNCGKSSSSSSSSTPVPTPSSSSTESSSAPVTSSTTESSSAPVTSSTTESSSAPVTSSTTESSSAPVPTPSSSSTESSSAPIPTPSSSSTESSSTPVTSSTTESSSAPVPTPSSSSTESSSAPVTTSTSESSSTLVSSSTTESSSSTTTTTTPTPVPSGPTCDTVVNGCPNLDFNWHMDQQNIMEYTLDVTSVSWVQDNTYQITIHVKGKENIDLKYLWSLKIIGVTGPEGTVQLYGTNENTYLIDNPTDFTATFEVYATQDVNSCQLWMPNFQIQFEYLQGTAAQYASTWKWGTTSFDLSTGCNNYDNQGHSQTDFPGFYWDKDCSNNCGKSSSSSSSSTPVPTPSSSSTESSSAPVTSSTTESSSAPVPTPSSSTTESSSAPVTSSTTESSSAPIPTPSSSTTESSSAPVTSSSTESSSAPIPTPSSSTTESSSAPIPTPSSSSTESSSTPVTSSTTESSSAPVPTPSSSTTESSSAPVTSSTTESSSAPVTSSTTESSSAPVTSSSTESSSAPIPTPSSSSTESSSTPVTSSTTESSSAPVPTPSSSTTESSSTPVTSSTTESSSAPVPTPSSSTTESSSAPVTSSTTESSSAPVTSSTTESSSAPIPTPSSSTTESSSAPVTSSSTESSSAPIPTPSSSTTESSSAPIPTPSSSFTESSSAPVTSSTTESSSAPIPTPSSSSTESSLAPVPTPSTSTIESSSAPIPTPSSSSTESSSAPVTSSSTPVTSSTTESSSAPVTSSTTESSSAPIPTPSSSSTESSLAPVPTPSTSTIESSSAPIPTPSSSSTESSSAPVTSSTTESSSAPVTSSTTESSSAPVTSSTTESSSAPVPTPSSSSTESSSAPIPTPSSSSNITSSAPVSSSITESSLAPVPTSSTSIIESSSAPIPTPSSSTTESSLAPVPTPSTSSNITSSIPSSTPSTSGTESSSTGTTVTLSSTSSSKYPGSRSETTVAPTTTSTTIPTTTTTSVMSQSTTTITTTVCSTGTNSAGETTSGCSPKTVTTTVPCSTGPSETVPESATNTPTTTPVTTVISTTIATTEYSTSTKPGGEITTGFVTKNIPTTYLTTITPTPSVTTVTNFTPTTITTTVCSTGTNSAGETTSGCSPKTVTTTVPCSTGTGEYTTSAATTPVTTAVTTTVVTTESSTGTNSAGKTTTGYTTKSIPTTYITTLAPSAPVTPATNAAPTTITTTECSAGTNAAGETTSVCSAKTIISSGSASENTASPVTTPVTTAIPTTAVTTESFTGTNSAGQLTTGYATKSIPTTYITTLIPGTAPATGSNGAKNYETVATATNPISIKTSSTPQLATTASGSSMAPVVTSPSLTGPVQSASGPAVATYSAPAISSTYQGAANIKVLGNFMWLLVALPIVI, from the coding sequence ATGCAAAGACCATTTCTACTCGCTTATTTGGTCCTTTCGCTTCTGTTCAGCTCAGCTCTGGGTTATCCAACTGCACTAGCCCCAAGGGGATCCTCCGAGGGAACTAGTTGCAATTCTATCGTTAATGGCTGTCCCAACTTAGACTTCAATTGGCACATGGACCAACAAAATATCATGGAGTATACTTTGGATGTGACTTCTGTTTCTTGGGTTCAAGACAACACATACCAAATCACTATTCATGTCAAAGGTAAAGAGAACATTGATCTAAAATATCTATGGTCTTTGAAAGTCATTGGTGTCACTGGTCCAAAAGGTACCGTCCAACTATACGGTACCAATGAAAACACCTATCTAATTGACAACCCAACTGATTTCACAGCTACTTTTGAGGTTTATGCCACACAAGATGTTAACAGCTGTCAAGTGTGGATGCCTAACTTCCAAATTCAATTCGAATATTTGCAAGGTACTGCAGCTCAATATGCCAGCACCTGGAAATGGGGAACTACATCTTTTGATTTGTCTACTGGTTGTAACAACTATGACAACCAAGGTCACTCTCAAACAGATTTCCCAGGCTTCTATTGGGACAAGGACTGCAGTAATAACTGTGGCAAATCATCAAGTTCATCCAGCTCTTCCACTCCAGTGCCAACTCCATCCAGCTCTTctactgaaagctcttctgcTCCAGTAACTACCTCCACTTCTGAAAGTTCTTCTACTCTAGTATCCAGCTCTACTACCGAAAGTTCTTCAAGTACTACAACCACGACTACGCCTACTCCAGTACCTTCTGGACCAACCTGTGACACTGTTGTGAACGGTTGTCCCAACCTAGATTTCAACTGGCACATGGACCAACAAAATATCATGGAGTATACTTTGGATGTGACTTCTGTTTCTTGGGTTCAAGACAACACATACCAAATCACTATTCATGTCAAAGGTAAAGAGAACATTGATCTAAAATATCTATGGTCTTTGAAAATCATTGGTGTCACAGGTCCAGAAGGTACCGTCCAACTATACGGTACCAATGAAAACACCTATCTAATTGACAACCCAACTGATTTCACAGCTACTTTTGAGGTTTATGCCACACAAGATGTTAACAGCTGTCAATTGTGGATGCCTAACTTCCAAATTCAATTCGAATATTTGCAAGGTACTGCAGCTCAATATGCCAGCACCTGGAAATGGGGAACTACATCTTTTGATTTGTCTACTGGTTGTAACAACTATGACAACCAAGGTCACTCTCAAACAGATTTCCCAGGCTTCTATTGGGACAAGGACTGCAGTAATAACTGTGGCAAATCATCAAGTTCATCCAGCTCTTCCACTCCAGTGCCAACTCCATCCAGCTCTTctactgaaagctcttctgcTCCAGTAACTAGctctaccactgaaagctcttccgCTCCAGTAACCAGCTCTActactgaaagctcttccgCTCCAGTAACCAGCTCTActactgaaagctcttctgcTCCAGTGCCAACTCCATCCAGCTCTTctactgaaagctcttccgCTCCAATTCCAACCCCATCCAGCTCTTCTACCGAAAGCTCTTCTACTCCAGTAACTAGCTCTActactgaaagctcttctgcTCCAGTTCCAACTCCATCAAGCTCTTctactgaaagctcttctgcTCCAGTAACTACCTCCACTTCTGAAAGTTCTTCTACTCTAGTATCCAGCTCTACTACCGAAAGTTCTTCAAGTACTACAACCACGACTACGCCTACTCCAGTACCTTCTGGACCAACCTGTGACACTGTTGTGAACGGTTGTCCCAACCTAGATTTCAACTGGCACATGGACCAACAAAATATCATGGAGTATACTTTGGATGTGACTTCTGTTTCTTGGGTTCAAGACAACACATACCAAATCACTATTCATGTCAAAGGTAAAGAGAACATTGATCTAAAATATCTATGGTCTTTGAAAATCATTGGTGTCACAGGTCCAGAAGGTACCGTCCAACTATACGGTACCAATGAAAACACCTATCTAATTGACAACCCAACTGATTTCACAGCTACTTTTGAGGTTTATGCCACACAAGATGTTAACAGCTGTCAATTGTGGATGCCTAACTTCCAAATTCAATTCGAATATTTGCAAGGTACTGCAGCTCAATATGCCAGCACCTGGAAATGGGGAACTACATCTTTTGATTTGTCTACTGGTTGTAACAACTATGACAACCAAGGTCACTCTCAAACAGATTTCCCAGGCTTCTATTGGGACAAGGACTGCAGTAATAACTGTGGCAAATCATCAAGTTCATCCAGCTCTTCCACTCCAGTGCCAACTCCATCCAGCTCTTctactgaaagctcttccgCTCCAGTAACCAGCTCTActactgaaagctcttctgcTCCAGTTCCAACCCCATCCAGCTCTActactgaaagctcttccgCTCCAGTAACTAGctctaccactgaaagctcttctgcTCCAATTCCAACTCCATCCAGctctaccactgaaagctcttccgCTCCAGTAACCAGCTCTTctactgaaagctcttccgCTCCAATTCCAACCCCATCAAGctctaccactgaaagctcttctgcTCCAATTCCAACCCCATCCAGCTCTTCTACCGAAAGCTCTTCTACTCCAGTAACTAGCTCTActactgaaagctcttctgcTCCAGTTCCAACCCCATCAAGctctaccactgaaagctcttccgCTCCAGTAACCAGCTCTActactgaaagctcttctgcTCCAGTAACTAGctctaccactgaaagctcttccgCTCCAGTAACCAGCTCTTctactgaaagctcttctgcTCCAATTCCAACCCCATCCAGCTCTTCTACCGAAAGCTCTTCTACTCCAGTAACTAGCTCTActactgaaagctcttctgcTCCAGTTCCAACCCCATCAAGctctaccactgaaagctcttctaCTCCAGTAACTAGCTCTActactgaaagctcttctgcTCCAGTTCCAACCCCATCAAGctctaccactgaaagctcttccgCTCCAGTAACCAGCTCTActactgaaagctcttctgcTCCAGTAACTAGctctaccactgaaagctcttctgcTCCAATTCCAACTCCATCCAGctctaccactgaaagctcttccgCTCCAGTAACCAGCTCTTctactgaaagctcttccgCTCCAATTCCAACCCCATCAAGctctaccactgaaagctcttctgcTCCAATTCCAACCCCATCCAGCTCTTTtactgaaagctcttccgCTCCAGTAACCAGCTCTActactgaaagctcttctgcTCCAATTCCAACTCCATCAAGCTCTTctactgaaagctctttAGCACCAGTACCAACTCCATCCACCTCTACCAttgaaagctcttctgcTCCAATTCCAACTCCATCCAGCTCTTctactgaaagctcttccgCTCCAGTAACCAGCTCTTCTACTCCAGTAACTAGctctaccactgaaagctcttccgCTCCAGTAACCAGctctaccactgaaagctcttctgcTCCAATTCCAACTCCATCAAGCTCTTctactgaaagctctttAGCACCAGTACCAACTCCATCCACCTCTACCAttgaaagctcttctgcTCCAATTCCAACTCCATCCAGCTCTTctactgaaagctcttccgCTCCAGTAACCAGCTCGACcactgaaagctcttctgcTCCAGTAACTAGctctaccactgaaagctcttccgCTCCAGTAACCAGCTCTActactgaaagctcttctgcTCCAGTGCCAACTCCATCCAGCTCTTctactgaaagctcttccgCTCCAATTCCAACCCCATCCAGCTCTAGCAACATCACCTCTTCTGCTCCAGTAAGTAGCTCTATtactgaaagctctttAGCACCAGTACCAACTTCATCCACCTCTATCAttgaaagctcttctgcTCCAATTCCAACCCCATCAAGctctaccactgaaagctCTTTAGCACCAGTACCAACTCCATCCACCTCTAGCAACATCACCTCCTCTATTCCATCTTCAACTCCATCCACCTCTGGtactgaaagctcttccaCTGGCACTACCGTCACTCTTTCATCAACATCTTCATCTAAATACCCTGGCAGCAGAAGTGAAACGACTGTCGCCCCTACCACAACCAGTACTACTATTCCAACTACAACCACGACTTCTGTTATGTCCCAATCAACTACCACCATCACTACTACAGTTTGTTCTACAGGAACAAACTCTGCTGGTGAAACTACCTCTGGATGCTCTCCTAAGACTGTTACAACCACTGTTCCTTGTTCAACTGGTCCAAGCGAAACCGTTCCGGAATCAGCAACAAACACTCCAACTACCACCCCCGTAACTACAGTCATCTCAACCACTATCGCTACTACTGAGTATTCAACTAGTACAAAGCCAGGTGGCGAAATTACAACTGGATTCGTCACCAAGAACATTCCAACCACTTACTTAACCACAATTACTCCAACTCCTTCGGTCACTACGGTCACCAATTTCACCCCAACCACTATCACTACAACAGTTTGTTCTACAGGAACAAACTCTGCTGGTGAAACTACCTCTGGATGTTCTCCTAAGACTGTTACAACTACTGTTCCTTGTTCGACTGGTACTGGTGAATACACTACTTCTGCAGCTACCACCCCTGTTACTACAGCTGTCACAACCACCGTTGTCACTACTGAATCCTCTACAGGTACCAACTCGGCTGGCAAAACAACAACTGGTTACACGACGAAGTCCATCCCAACCACCTACATTACCACTTTGGCTCCAAGTGCGCCAGTGACTCCTGCCACTAATGCTGCACCAACCACAATAACCACAACCGAATGTTCTGCTGGTACAAACGCTGCCGGTGAAACTACATCTGTATGCTCTGCTAAGACTATTATAAGTTCTGGGAGTGCAAGCGAAAACACCGCATCTCCAGTTACCACTCCTGTCACGACCGCTATCCCAACGACCGCTGTTACTACTGAATCTTTCACAGGTACTAACTCCGCTGGTCAATTAACAACTGGTTACGCAACCAAATCCATTCCAACCACCTACATCACCACCTTGATTCCAGGAACAGCTCCTGCTACAGGTTCAAATGGTGCCAAGAATTATGAAACTGTCGCCACAGCAACTAACCCTATTTCAATCAAGACAAGTTCAACACCCCAACTAGCTACGACAGCTTCTGGTTCCAGCATGGCTCCAGTTGTCACATCACCATCTCTAACTGGTCCAGTTCAATCTGCCTCTGGTCCTGCAGTTGCTACGTACTCTGCTCCTGCTATTTCAAGTACTTACCAAGGTGCTGCAAACATCAAGGTTCTTGGCAACTTTATGTGGCTACTAGTTGCTCTTCCAATTGTAATTTAA
- the MRS1 gene encoding Mrs1p (Splicing protein~similar to YIR021W), with the protein MSPKNLTRSVVPAIDLYCRKANFKTLKFLSMILCSKKEWYDNTKAPVRNFLVSRCAVFEQLRNRLVDEGKVNLFGVFLTNDSFSFCKMTVDDKFDTSLVDWQKIPFDYSFATERRQHISLLPPDTLFATEKIISLLGVSPNMANLVSIERQRSDLMDFSCKLQSNILEHLLYAKCQGVQVTSTNEEARLLAAICNPEFIDAFWCELTPIRASLKENPSISVPQEYQIYDPVIRATIKEVVAKRLLRSAFDNDIDPLMRLRLDKGWKFKFPTLSSTTDLDFSLKDCLSLDTRRDAYDMTEVFLATMASSKTLRTYSNLVDIVMKDNGRFDSGILKQFNDYVKQEKLNLQNFQAGSSEFLKGVKI; encoded by the coding sequence ATGTCTCCGAAGAATTTAACAAGGTCTGTGGTCCCGGCTATCGACTTGTATTGCCGCAAGGCAAACTTTAAAACACTTAAATTTCTGTCGATGATCCTGTGCAGTAAAAAGGAGTGGTATGATAATACAAAGGCGCCAGTGAGAAACTTTTTGGTCTCCCGGTGTGCTGTTTTCGAGCAGTTACGGAATCGTCTGGTTGACGAGGGCAAAGTCAACCTATTTGGCGTTTTCCTGACAAACGactcattttcattttgcaaGATGACTGTTGATGATAAGTTCGACACTAGCTTGGTCGACTGGCAAAAGATACCCTTTGATTATTCATTCGCAACTGAGAGAAGACAGCATATTAGCTTGTTACCCCCTGATACACTTTTTGCAACTGAAAAGATCATATCACTACTTGGTGTATCTCCTAATATGGCGAATCTTGTTTCCATAGAAAGACAGCGATCTGACCTGATGGATTTTAGTTGCAAACTGCAATCAAACATCCTAGAGCACCTGTTATACGCGAAGTGCCAAGGAGTGCAAGTAACTTCTACTAATGAAGAAGCTCGCTTGCTTGCAGCCATCTGCAATCCTGAATTCATTGACGCCTTCTGGTGCGAGTTGACTCCCATAAGGGCCTCATTAAAGGAAAATCCTTCCATCTCCGTACCTCAAGAATACCAGATATACGATCCGGTGATACGTGCCACCATAAAAGAGGTTGTCGCTAAGCGATTACTGCGATCCGCCTTCGATAATGACATTGACCCGCTAATGCGTCTGCGTTTGGATAAAGGCTGGAAGTTCAAATTTCCCACGCTCTCCTCGACAACCGACCTAGATTTCTCCCTGAAGGATTGTCTTTCCCTGGATACACGAAGAGATGCATATGACATGACTGAGGTGTTTCTTGCTACTATGGCATCGAGTAAAACTCTTCGTACGTATAGCAACCTCGTTGACATTGTGATGAAAGACAACGGTAGATTTGATTCAGGCATTCTAAAGCAATTCAACGACTACGTCAAGCAAGAAAAGCTCAATCTACAAAATTTCCAGGCCGGTTCCTCAGAGTTTCTGAAAGGTGTAAAGATATAA
- the SEC11 gene encoding signal peptidase complex catalytic subunit SEC11 (18kDa catalytic subunit of the Signal Peptidase Complex (SPC)~similar to YIR022W) encodes MNLRSELQKLLNVCFLFASAYMFWQGLAIATNSASPIVVVLSGSMEPAFQRGDILFLWNRNTLNQVGDVVVYEVEGKQIPIVHRVLRQHNNGADKQFLLTKGDNNAGNDISLYANKKIYLNKSKEIVGTVKGYFPQLGYITIWISENKYAKFALLGMLGLSALLGGE; translated from the coding sequence ATGAATTTGAGATCTGAATTGCAGAAACTATTGAACGTTTGCTTTTTGTTTGCGTCTGCATACATGTTTTGGCAAGGCTTAGCCATTGCTACCAATAGCGCTTCTCCCATCGTGGTTGTTCTTTCAGGCTCCATGGAACCAGCTTTCCAAAGAGGTGACATCCTTTTTCTATGGAATAGAAATACTCTCAACCAGGTAGGTGATGTCGTGGTGTATGAAGTAGAGGGGAAACAAATTCCCATTGTGCATAGAGTTTTGAGACAACATAACAATGGCGCGGACAAGCAATTCCTCCTGACCAAAGGTGACAATAATGCTGGCAACGACATTTCGTTATATGccaacaagaaaatttacTTGAATAAGTCAAAGGAAATTGTGGGGACCGTCAAGGGCTACTTCCCACAACTAGGGTACATTACGATTTGGATCAGCGAGAACAAATATGCCAAGTTTGCATTATTAGGTATGTTGGGGTTGAGTGCTCTGCTGGGTGGTGAATAG
- the DAL81 gene encoding Dal81p (Positive regulator of genes in multiple nitrogen degradation pathways~similar to YIR023W), whose protein sequence is MDPHQSPTDNAASPTKSVKATTKNSSASNNVNNNNSNNNNNHDILNFNDNYTTILQHLANDHPNLLREKGGSQQQQQQQQQQQQQQQQQQNLDTLLHHYQSLLSKSDNTIAFDDNVNNSADNNASNSNNNNNNNNNNNNNDISSPGNLIGSCNQCRLRKTKCNYFPDLGNCLECETSRTKCTFSSAPNYLKRTSSSANSNMPTTSNSKRMKNFEDYSNRLPSSMLYRHQQQQQQQQQQQQRIQYPRSSFFVGPASVFDLNLTRHVRLDNVDQIQLSKTLSLRKVSSTAQFILQDDFDTTLHNKQEYEVDLVENLVHPHGHLLVEIFFKLIHPFLPILHERVFLEKYSRSYRELTAPLLASIYSLALQYWDFHPALLGFPKPDVTAQLNNIALDTFYARVGRPKLSIIQTGLLILQCRSECHNNWVLCSSVVALAEELGLGVECNDWKLPKWEKDLRKRLAWAVWLMDKWCALNEGRQSHLILGRNWMIKLLNFDDFPINSPTILNSLQNDQSGSSPSSSNDVKNHQIAFGNLPIFNMNPTLEDFKNGTLMFQQMVSLSIILGEIMDTFYTQGSMTINKSIEQVLKLAKPLQLKLREWYHSLPKNLSMSYATPQKLNSNSTLTLAYFATEITLHRKIICALNPQTPKELVQVCRTAARTRLVAAIEFIRDLKNEHINAFWYNCSTGNLMLIGTFAALLYVTSATKEEAMIFRDYVRNYIWVLKIGSKYFDKLSNALNNMHLLFAQIPGLLTDEPVVVSPNSNMNSVNPPRSGAQSQIPIQFNVGSPAMTEQGSPLNQWKNLPQEILQQLNSFPNGTTSTTTPMNPTPRQTQLDSQGSPTINSINNNSNNTPLPFAQNKSSKKTSQSSPNATPSHMNRHPPSNTSSPRVINPSANTQMNASPLTSINETRQGSGVAANENTSGREKTTNEESSTELKDDNSNPNLETSAAGNQTIKMNDDKNVTINTKGTPL, encoded by the coding sequence ATGGACCCTCATCAATCACCAACTGATAATGCCGCATCGCCTACGAAGAGCGTAAAGGCAACCACTAAAAATTCGTCCGCAAGTAATAACgtcaataacaacaacagcaataataacaacaaccaTGATATACTGAATTTTAATGATAACTATACTACCATTCTTCAACATTTGGCAAACGACCATCCTAATTTACTGAGGGAGAAAGGAGGTTcgcaacagcagcagcagcagcagcaacagcaacagcaacagcaacagcaacagcagaACCTGGATACCCTTTTGCATCATTATCAAAGCTTGCTCTCTAAAAGCGATAATACAATAGCCTTTGATGATAATGTCAATAACAGCGCAGATAACAACGCCAGTAAtagcaacaataataacaataataacaacaataacaacaataatgacATATCAAGTCCAGGTAATCTGATAGGGTCTTGCAACCAATGTAGATTAAGGAAAACAAAGTGCAACTATTTTCCCGATCTAGGTAACTGTCTCGAATGTGAAACTTCAAGAACCAAATGCACCTTCAGTAGCGCTCCAAATTACTTAAAAAGAACATCCTCTAGCGCAAACAGTAACATGCCAACTACCTCTAATTCCAAACGAatgaagaattttgaagactATTCGAACCGCTTACCCAGTAGCATGCTCTATAGACatcagcagcagcagcagcaacaacaacaacaacaacagcgTATACAATACCCTagatcttcttttttcgtGGGTCCGGCTTCAGTTTTCGATTTGAACTTGACTAGACATGTTAGGCTAGATAATGTGGACCAAATACAACTATCAAAAACTTTATCATTAAGAAAGGTGTCTTCTACCGCACAGTTTATTCTTCAGGACGATTTTGACACGACTCTTCATAATAAACAAGAATACGAAGTTGATCTGGTAGAAAATCTGGTGCATCCGCACGGTCACCTTTTGGTggagatttttttcaaattaatTCATCCTTTCCTTCCGATCTTACACGAACGTGtctttttggaaaagtaTTCTAGGTCTTATAGGGAACTCACAGCGCCTTTACTGGCATCCATCTACTCACTGGCACTACAATATTGGGATTTCCACCCTGCCCTTTTGGGATTTCCTAAACCCGATGTAACTGCTCAATTAAACAATATCGCATTGGATACATTTTATGCTCGAGTTGGGAGGCCAAAATTGAGCATTATACAAACAGGCCTTCTGATTTTGCAATGCCGCAGTGAATGTCATAATAACTGGGTCCTCTGCTCCAGCGTAGTGGCTCTTGCAGAGGAACTGGGGCTTGGCGTTGAATGTAATGATTGGAAGCTTCCTAAATGGGAAAAGGATTTGAGGAAAAGATTAGCTTGGGCAGTCTGGTTAATGGACAAATGGTGCGCATTGAACGAAGGTAGGCAATCTCATTTGATTTTAGGTAGAAACTGGATGATAAAGCTGTTgaattttgatgatttcCCTATAAATTCGCCAACtattttaaattctttGCAAAATGATCAGTCGGGGTCTTCACCTTCGTCATCAAATGATGTGAAAAATCACCAGATAGCCTTTGGTAACTTGCCCATATTCAATATGAACCCCACCTTAgaagatttcaaaaatggaacGCTAATGTTTCAACAAATGGTCTCCTTGAGTATAATTCTTGGGGAAATCATGGACACATTTTACACTCAGGGATCAATGACAATAAACAAGAGTATTGAACAAGTATTGAAACTGGCGAAACCGTTACAACTAAAACTAAGAGAATGGTATCATTCTCTACCCAAGAATTTATCAATGAGTTATGCGACACcacaaaaattaaattcGAATTCAACCCTAACTCTAGCTTATTTTGCTACAGAAATTACGTTACATAGGAAAATTATTTGTGCATTAAATCCTCAAACGCCTAAGGAATTGGTCCAAGTATGCAGGACTGCTGCAAGAACTAGGCTCGTAGCTGCAATTGAATTTATAagagatttgaaaaatgaacaCATTAATGCCTTTTGGTATAACTGTTCTACCGGAAATCTGATGCTAATTGGAACATTTGCTGCACTATTGTATGTGACTTCAGCGACAAAGGAAGAGGCTATGATTTTCAGAGATTATGTCAGAAATTATATCTGGGTATTGAAGATAGGGTcgaaatattttgataaattatCGAATGCTTTGAATAATATGCATTTACTGTTTGCACAAATTCCTGGCCTATTGACCGATGAACCAGTGGTCGTAAGTCCTAACTCCAACATGAATTCCGTCAACCCACCGAGGTCAGGTGCGCAATCGCAAATCCCAATACAATTCAACGTGGGATCACCCGCTATGACTGAACAAGGATCTCCATTAAACCAGTGGAAGAACCTGCCCCAAGAGATCCTGCAACAACTAAACTCCTTCCCCAATGGTACGACCAGTACAACAACGCCAATGAACCCCACTCCCAGACAAACACAACTAGACTCGCAGGGAAGCCCGACCATAAACAgtattaataataacagtaaCAATACACCTTTACCCTTTGCGCAAAATAAGTCTTCTAAAAAAACTTCACAGTCTTCACCAAATGCTACACCCTCTCATATGAACAGACATCCCCCGTCTAATACATCTTCACCAAGGGTGATCAATCCCAGCGCGAATACCCAAATGAATGCTTCTCCCTTGACCTCCATAAACGAAACCAGGCAAGGGTCAGGTGTCGCCgcaaatgaaaatactTCAGGAAGGGAGAAGACTACCAATGAAGAATCATCAACGGAACTCAAGGACGATAATTCAAATCCGAATCTGGAAACAAGTGCAGCTGGCAACCAAACtataaaaatgaatgatgataaaaatgtAACCATCAACACAAAGGGAACCCCTCTgtaa
- the INA22 gene encoding Ina22p (F1F0 ATP synthase peripheral stalk assembly factor~similar to YIR024C): MFLARPPLRNGLMRSLGRMKITARTVTSASAGLKRKSRFDKTMIKPLLLVMVFGSILNAVIAEKRSTHDMERKYKLKVDKLKELIQRVHDNNGKVDFNADDEMKLVNLCLGIVGKNTNTMKEDKTDIVIPKEESLEEIWQSIIDEAKKEVVEKTPDDDVKNKEGIVTDLKLLKDLEKSKKEDEKVYLSGDVHMMMNQPGDLNEIAKENDKIPKFL; the protein is encoded by the coding sequence ATGTTTTTGGCAAGACCACCATTAAGAAATGGGCTAATGAGAAGCCTTGGTCGCATGAAGATAACCGCTAGAACCGTTACGTCGGCAAGCGCAGGCCTTAAGAGGAAGTCAAGATTTGATAAAACAATGATTAAACCTTTACTTTTGGTAATGGTATTTGGGTCGATATTAAACGCAGTGATAGCCGAAAAGAGGAGCACTCACGACATGGAAAGGAAATATAAGCTAAAGGTTGATAAACTGAAGGAGCTGATACAGAGGGTTCATGATAATAATGGAAAGGTAGACTTTAACGCAGATGACGAAATGAAACTTGTAAATTTGTGTTTAGGAATCGTTGGCAAGAACACGAATACGATGAAAGAAGACAAGACTGATATTGTGATTCCTAAGGAAGAATCATTGGAAGAGATTTGGCAAAGTATAATAGACGaggcaaaaaaagaagtagTAGAAAAAACCCCAGACGATGATGTTAAGAACAAAGAAGGAATTGTCACTGATTTAAAACTTCTaaaagatttggaaaagtcgaaaaaagaagatgaaaaagtttacCTAAGTGGTGACGTCCATATGATGATGAATCAACCAGGTGATTTGAATGAAATtgccaaagaaaatgataaaatccCAAAATTTCTATAG